The Xanthomonas indica genome has a segment encoding these proteins:
- a CDS encoding CPBP family intramembrane glutamic endopeptidase, whose product MSSDPHDEPAPHAAGRTRLLVLGEARILQPGMLRWLRAVAWAIALLALMVVVAVAVPLLCGRLMPPGAGQLAPYATASMAAVLYAVAVRLGERRWPAELAWRAVPSQLTLGVLLGAAMFAAVMALMATLGVYAIRGTGPAPMWGPLGKALQAGVVEELMLRAILLRLLWRAFGPWLAFALSAALFGLAHLGNPNASVFAALCIAVEAGIMLGAFYVLTGRLWVSIGVHAAWNFTQGYLFGAAVSGTDMGPAIARSTVQAGMPDWLSGGAFGPEASLPGLLVCTVVGAIATWVAWRKGRFGAPGRRADSAPVS is encoded by the coding sequence ATGTCTTCCGATCCACACGATGAGCCTGCACCGCATGCCGCCGGCCGCACGCGCCTGCTGGTGTTGGGCGAGGCGCGCATCCTGCAGCCGGGCATGCTGCGCTGGCTGAGGGCGGTGGCCTGGGCGATCGCCTTGCTGGCGCTGATGGTGGTCGTGGCAGTGGCGGTGCCGCTGCTGTGCGGCAGGCTAATGCCACCGGGCGCGGGTCAACTCGCCCCGTATGCCACGGCATCGATGGCTGCCGTCCTCTACGCCGTGGCGGTCCGCCTGGGCGAGCGGCGCTGGCCGGCGGAGCTCGCCTGGCGCGCGGTGCCATCGCAGTTGACCCTGGGGGTGTTGCTGGGCGCGGCGATGTTCGCGGCGGTGATGGCGCTCATGGCGACGTTGGGCGTGTACGCGATCCGCGGGACCGGGCCGGCGCCGATGTGGGGGCCGCTCGGCAAGGCACTGCAGGCCGGCGTGGTGGAAGAACTGATGCTGCGCGCGATCCTGCTGCGGCTGCTGTGGCGCGCGTTCGGTCCCTGGCTGGCGTTTGCGTTGTCGGCGGCGCTGTTCGGCCTGGCCCACCTCGGCAATCCGAACGCGAGCGTGTTCGCCGCGCTCTGCATCGCGGTGGAGGCCGGCATCATGCTGGGCGCCTTCTACGTGCTCACCGGCCGGCTGTGGGTGTCCATCGGCGTGCATGCGGCCTGGAACTTCACCCAGGGCTACCTGTTCGGCGCGGCGGTGTCGGGCACCGACATGGGGCCGGCGATCGCGCGCAGCACGGTGCAGGCCGGGATGCCGGACTGGCTGAGCGGCGGCGCCTTCGGCCCGGAAGCATCGCTGCCGGGCCTGCTGGTGTGCACGGTGGTGGGCGCGATCGCGACCTGGGTGGCCTGGCGCAAGGGGCGCTTCGGCGCGCCTGGACGCCGTGCGGATAGTGCGCCGGTGTCCTGA
- a CDS encoding ABC transporter permease, whose protein sequence is MSLLRTVFTVMRKELRDLSRDRRTLALALLLGPLLYPALILGMGALAESRVRTQIDKPLDIPVIGRERAPNLVAFLAAQGLNAVAPPKDLTSAIRSQDVDLALKIDEDYANAWHEGRPALVEIIKDSTRRDADIPTQRVQAALSMYGQQVGALRLLARGIDSQVSRPLDVALQDLATPEAKRGALLAMLLPVLLTITSFIGGAYLILDATAGERERQSLEPLLATPASRSAIVSGKIAAACVVGLVSLLLTLLAFKLSAQVASGIGRQLNVSFVAMLQMLFVLLPMLFIGTSLLTYLAASAKSMKEAQSHMTWLMLLPMLPGYALMVYPLKTTLWQFAVPFLAQNQMLMKIIRREAIDPQIWAVYLLTGFGLAAVLWLAAVRRYRQEQLAISA, encoded by the coding sequence ATGAGCCTGCTCCGTACCGTATTCACCGTGATGCGCAAGGAATTGCGCGACCTCTCGCGCGATCGCCGCACCCTGGCCTTGGCCTTGCTGCTGGGGCCGCTGCTGTACCCGGCGCTGATCCTGGGCATGGGCGCGCTGGCCGAGAGCCGCGTGCGCACGCAGATCGACAAGCCGCTGGACATTCCGGTGATCGGCCGCGAACGCGCGCCGAACCTGGTCGCCTTCCTCGCCGCGCAAGGCCTGAACGCGGTCGCGCCGCCGAAGGACCTGACCAGTGCGATCCGCAGCCAGGACGTGGACCTGGCGTTGAAGATCGACGAGGACTACGCCAACGCCTGGCACGAAGGACGCCCGGCGTTGGTGGAGATCATCAAGGACAGCACCCGCCGCGATGCCGACATCCCGACCCAGCGCGTGCAGGCCGCGTTGAGCATGTACGGCCAGCAGGTCGGTGCCTTGCGCCTGCTGGCGCGCGGCATCGATTCGCAGGTGTCGCGGCCGCTGGACGTGGCGCTGCAGGACCTGGCCACGCCCGAGGCCAAGCGCGGTGCGTTGCTGGCGATGCTGCTGCCGGTGCTGCTGACCATCACCTCGTTCATCGGCGGCGCCTACCTGATCCTCGACGCCACCGCCGGCGAACGCGAGCGGCAATCGCTGGAGCCGCTGCTGGCCACGCCGGCCTCGCGCAGCGCCATCGTCAGCGGCAAGATCGCCGCGGCCTGCGTGGTCGGCCTGGTGTCGCTGCTGCTGACCCTGCTCGCGTTCAAGCTCAGCGCGCAGGTGGCCAGCGGCATCGGCCGCCAGCTCAACGTCAGCTTCGTGGCGATGCTGCAGATGCTGTTCGTGCTGTTGCCGATGCTGTTCATCGGCACCTCGCTGCTGACCTACCTGGCGGCCTCGGCCAAGAGCATGAAGGAAGCGCAGAGCCACATGACCTGGCTGATGCTGCTTCCGATGCTGCCCGGCTACGCCTTGATGGTGTATCCGCTGAAGACCACGCTGTGGCAGTTCGCGGTGCCGTTCCTGGCGCAGAACCAGATGCTGATGAAGATCATCCGCCGCGAGGCGATCGATCCTCAGATCTGGGCGGTCTACCTGCTCACCGGCTTCGGCCTGGCCGCGGTGCTGTGGCTGGCGGCGGTGCGCCGCTACCGGCAGGAGCAGTTGGCGATCTCCGCCTAA
- a CDS encoding TIGR00645 family protein — protein sequence MTPERPRLHPLSNLIFASRWLQLPLYLGLIVAQGVYVFLFGKELWHLIHEAPSLGEQQIMLIVLGLIDVVMISNLLVMVIVGGYETFVSRLGLEGHPDQPEWLSHVNASVLKVKLALSIIGISSIHLLKTFIAVGALGGMPMCSPEQLASAVGTVDLKSCATLTATGVLWQTIIHGIFILSAIGIAWTDRIMSASAPARPAH from the coding sequence ATGACTCCCGAGCGGCCTCGCCTGCATCCCCTGTCCAATCTGATCTTCGCCTCGCGCTGGCTGCAGTTGCCGCTGTACCTGGGGCTGATCGTGGCCCAGGGCGTGTACGTGTTCCTGTTCGGCAAGGAGCTGTGGCACCTGATCCACGAGGCGCCGAGCCTGGGCGAGCAGCAGATCATGCTGATCGTGCTCGGCCTGATCGACGTGGTGATGATCTCCAACCTGCTGGTGATGGTGATCGTCGGCGGCTACGAGACCTTCGTGTCGCGGCTGGGCCTGGAAGGCCACCCGGATCAGCCGGAGTGGCTGAGCCACGTCAACGCCAGCGTGCTCAAGGTCAAGCTGGCGCTGTCGATCATCGGCATCTCCTCGATCCACCTGCTCAAGACCTTCATCGCGGTCGGCGCGCTCGGCGGCATGCCGATGTGCTCGCCGGAACAGCTGGCCAGCGCCGTGGGCACGGTGGACCTGAAGAGCTGCGCGACGCTGACCGCCACCGGCGTGCTGTGGCAGACCATCATCCACGGCATCTTCATCCTGTCGGCGATCGGCATCGCCTGGACTGACCGGATCATGTCCGCGTCCGCGCCGGCGCGCCCGGCGCACTGA
- a CDS encoding energy transducer TonB: MSQLTTLAKARRVAPVLLLAALAACSKQDETAPPSATPATAAANAPATPAVSAKVQSMGTEQLHDSASQALRENRMYAPAGNNAVEYYLALRDKQPDDAGVKSALTDLMPYTLIAAEQSINREDFPEAQRLIGLIEKMDPQAPALPRLKQGVSKGMEAVAQRSQDETDKAKKDAEQKAKLAAEQQKQAQQQASEAQAAQQIAAQQEAARRESARQEAERQAAARPATPAATQPTPAPAAAPAAAPAATAQTLRPISTPAPRYPPEALRSGTAGEVLVEITVGTDGAVTNARVLRSTPPRVFDREALNATKRWRFEPVSAPVTTRRTLAFNPGG; this comes from the coding sequence ATGTCGCAACTCACCACACTCGCCAAGGCGCGCCGTGTCGCGCCCGTCCTGTTGCTGGCCGCGCTGGCGGCCTGCTCCAAGCAGGACGAAACCGCGCCACCCAGCGCCACGCCGGCCACCGCCGCAGCCAACGCACCGGCGACGCCGGCGGTGTCGGCCAAGGTGCAGTCGATGGGCACCGAACAGTTGCACGACTCGGCCAGCCAGGCGCTGCGCGAGAACCGCATGTACGCGCCGGCCGGCAACAACGCGGTCGAGTACTACCTGGCACTGCGCGACAAGCAGCCGGACGACGCCGGGGTCAAGAGCGCGCTGACCGACCTGATGCCGTACACGCTGATCGCCGCCGAACAGAGCATCAACCGCGAGGATTTCCCGGAAGCGCAGCGGCTGATCGGCCTGATCGAGAAGATGGATCCCCAGGCCCCGGCCCTGCCACGGCTCAAGCAGGGCGTGAGCAAGGGCATGGAGGCCGTGGCCCAGCGCAGCCAGGACGAGACCGACAAGGCCAAGAAGGACGCCGAGCAGAAAGCCAAGCTCGCGGCCGAGCAGCAGAAGCAGGCGCAGCAGCAGGCCAGCGAAGCGCAGGCCGCGCAGCAGATCGCCGCACAGCAGGAGGCCGCGCGCCGCGAGAGCGCACGCCAGGAGGCCGAACGCCAGGCCGCCGCCCGCCCCGCCACGCCCGCCGCGACGCAACCGACGCCGGCACCTGCCGCAGCACCCGCGGCCGCGCCGGCGGCCACGGCGCAGACCCTTCGCCCGATCAGCACCCCGGCCCCGCGCTATCCGCCCGAAGCACTGCGCTCGGGGACGGCCGGCGAGGTGCTGGTGGAGATCACCGTCGGCACCGACGGCGCGGTCACCAATGCCCGCGTCCTGCGCTCCACGCCGCCGCGGGTGTTCGACCGCGAGGCATTGAACGCGACCAAGCGCTGGCGCTTCGAGCCGGTCAGCGCACCGGTGACTACCCGCCGGACGCTGGCCTTCAATCCCGGCGGTTGA
- a CDS encoding DUF885 domain-containing protein yields MKPRVLAIALTLALAAPAPFPALAAASAPAAAAATRAPAWVERSNAFAQILLQAQAPFQAEEVSFFGVPGFDDQVSDFGPDNARRFREATAAARRTLQEKLQVERDPNVRQDLAILIHAADQSIEGSTLNERLLLPWTDAPQHVFGGINNLLSEQVPAARRAKALARLQRYVGLAPGSTSSLLLARQRYEEKRADGSLLQPTRREVEQALSNVDTYAKGIRALFAEYKIAGADAALAAMDQQFQDYATWTRTVVLPQAREDARLPPELYAFQLKQVGIDIAPQVLMQRAQLEFMETRATMQQLAPLVAAAKGLRGDDARDYRTVLRALKRDTIPDDKLEAHYRSVIDRIDPIIRQQRIVDVPQRPMQMRLGSPAESAAQPAPHFRPAPLVGNTGEQGTFVLPLGNPDSDGKGEHYDDFNFGAAAWTLSAHEGRPGHELQFTAMVERGVSLARSLYAFNSVNVEGWALYAEAEMVPYEPLDGQLIALQFRLLRAARAMLDPMLNLGLIDRERARLVLENEVGLSPAMARQELDRYMVRAPGQAGSYFYGYSRILELRMRTELALGARFDRLKFNNFLLDQGLLPPDQLAAAVDEVFVPSQRK; encoded by the coding sequence ATGAAGCCACGTGTCCTCGCCATCGCCCTGACCCTGGCGCTGGCGGCGCCTGCGCCGTTCCCGGCGCTGGCCGCAGCGTCTGCACCGGCTGCCGCAGCGGCCACGCGTGCGCCGGCCTGGGTGGAGCGCAGCAATGCGTTCGCGCAGATCCTGCTGCAGGCGCAGGCGCCGTTCCAGGCCGAGGAAGTGAGCTTCTTCGGCGTGCCCGGGTTCGACGACCAGGTCTCCGATTTCGGTCCCGACAACGCGCGGCGTTTCCGCGAGGCCACCGCCGCCGCGCGCCGCACACTGCAGGAAAAGCTGCAGGTGGAGCGCGATCCGAACGTGCGCCAGGATCTGGCGATCCTGATCCACGCCGCCGATCAGTCCATCGAGGGCAGCACGCTCAACGAACGCCTGTTGCTGCCATGGACGGACGCGCCGCAGCATGTGTTCGGCGGCATCAACAACCTGTTGTCCGAGCAGGTGCCGGCGGCGCGCCGTGCCAAGGCGCTGGCACGGCTGCAGCGCTACGTAGGGCTGGCGCCGGGCAGCACCTCCAGCCTGCTGCTGGCGCGGCAACGCTACGAAGAGAAGCGCGCCGACGGCAGCCTGCTGCAGCCGACCAGGCGCGAGGTCGAGCAGGCCTTGAGCAATGTCGACACCTACGCCAAGGGCATTCGTGCGCTGTTCGCCGAGTACAAGATCGCCGGCGCGGACGCAGCGCTGGCGGCGATGGACCAGCAGTTCCAGGACTACGCCACCTGGACGCGCACGGTGGTGCTGCCGCAGGCGCGCGAGGATGCGCGCCTGCCGCCAGAACTGTACGCATTCCAGCTCAAGCAGGTCGGCATCGATATCGCACCGCAGGTGCTGATGCAGCGCGCCCAACTGGAATTCATGGAGACTCGTGCGACGATGCAGCAGTTGGCGCCGCTGGTGGCCGCCGCCAAGGGCCTGCGCGGCGACGATGCGCGCGACTATCGCACCGTGCTGCGCGCGCTCAAGCGCGACACCATCCCCGACGACAAGCTCGAGGCGCACTACCGCAGCGTCATCGACCGCATCGATCCGATCATCCGCCAGCAGCGCATCGTCGATGTGCCGCAGCGGCCGATGCAGATGCGCCTGGGCTCGCCGGCCGAAAGCGCCGCGCAACCGGCGCCGCATTTCCGCCCGGCGCCGCTGGTCGGCAACACCGGCGAGCAGGGCACCTTCGTGCTGCCGCTGGGCAATCCGGACAGCGACGGCAAGGGCGAGCACTACGACGACTTCAACTTCGGCGCGGCGGCGTGGACGCTGAGCGCGCACGAGGGCCGGCCCGGCCACGAACTGCAGTTCACCGCCATGGTCGAGCGTGGCGTGTCGCTGGCGCGCAGCCTGTACGCGTTCAATTCGGTCAACGTCGAAGGCTGGGCACTGTACGCCGAGGCCGAGATGGTGCCGTACGAACCGCTGGACGGGCAGTTGATCGCCTTGCAGTTCCGCCTGCTGCGCGCCGCCCGGGCCATGCTCGACCCGATGCTCAACCTCGGCCTGATCGACCGCGAGCGCGCGCGCCTGGTGCTGGAGAACGAGGTCGGCCTGTCGCCGGCAATGGCGCGGCAGGAACTGGACCGCTACATGGTGCGCGCGCCCGGCCAGGCCGGCAGCTACTTCTATGGCTACAGCCGCATCCTGGAATTGCGCATGCGCACCGAACTGGCGCTGGGCGCCAGGTTCGACCGGCTGAAGTTCAACAACTTTCTGCTGGACCAGGGGCTGCTGCCGCCGGACCAGCTGGCCGCGGCGGTGGACGAGGTATTCGTGCCGTCACAGCGCAAGTGA
- the hemB gene encoding porphobilinogen synthase, with protein MAHPHYRPRRMRRDAFSRRLMREHTLTVDDLIWPVFVHDVPGRTPIASMPGVERLSIEELLKEAEAALELGIPVIDLFPVIDPAGKSLDAAEAWNPDGLAQRAVRALKTRFPELGVMTDVALDPYTSHGQDGIIDDRGYVLNDITVQALVQQSLSHAQAGVDIVSPSDMMDGRIGAIRRALDADEHLHVRIMAYSAKYASAFYGPFREAVGSAGNLGKADKTTYQMDPANGDEALREIALDLEEGADMVMVKPGMPYLDVVRRVKDEFRVPTFAYQVSGEYAMLKAAIGNGWLDERACVLESLMAFKRAGADGVLTYFAPQVARWLREAR; from the coding sequence GTGGCCCATCCCCACTATCGCCCCCGGCGCATGCGCCGCGATGCCTTTTCGCGCCGCCTGATGCGCGAGCACACCCTCACCGTCGACGACCTGATCTGGCCGGTGTTCGTGCACGACGTGCCTGGGCGCACGCCGATCGCCTCCATGCCCGGCGTGGAGCGCCTGTCGATCGAGGAACTGCTGAAGGAGGCCGAGGCGGCCCTGGAACTGGGCATCCCGGTGATCGACCTGTTCCCGGTGATCGACCCGGCCGGCAAGTCGCTGGACGCGGCCGAGGCCTGGAACCCGGACGGCCTGGCGCAACGCGCGGTGCGCGCGCTGAAGACGCGCTTCCCCGAGCTGGGGGTGATGACCGACGTGGCGCTGGATCCGTACACCAGCCACGGCCAGGACGGCATCATCGACGACCGCGGCTACGTGCTCAACGACATCACCGTCCAGGCGCTGGTGCAGCAGTCGCTGTCGCACGCGCAGGCCGGCGTGGACATCGTCTCGCCGTCGGACATGATGGACGGGCGCATCGGCGCGATCCGCCGCGCGCTGGATGCCGACGAGCACCTGCACGTGCGCATCATGGCCTACTCGGCCAAGTACGCCTCGGCGTTCTACGGCCCGTTCCGCGAGGCCGTGGGCAGCGCCGGCAACCTCGGCAAGGCCGACAAGACCACCTACCAGATGGACCCGGCCAACGGCGACGAGGCCCTGCGCGAGATCGCCCTGGACCTGGAAGAGGGCGCGGACATGGTGATGGTCAAGCCTGGCATGCCCTACCTGGACGTGGTGCGGCGGGTGAAGGACGAGTTCCGCGTGCCGACCTTCGCCTACCAGGTCAGTGGCGAGTACGCGATGCTCAAGGCGGCGATCGGCAACGGCTGGCTGGACGAGCGCGCCTGCGTGCTGGAGTCGCTGATGGCGTTCAAGCGCGCCGGTGCCGACGGCGTGCTGACCTACTTCGCGCCGCAGGTGGCGCGCTGGTTGCGCGAGGCGCGCTGA
- a CDS encoding S9 family peptidase, which translates to MRSLFAALALMLATPIVPAHAEKLTLEAITGSKPLSGPTLMKPKVAPDGSRVTFLRGKDSDRNQLDLWEYDIASGQTRMLVDSKLVLPGTETLSDEEKARRERQRIAAYTGIVEYQWAPDAHALLFPLGGELYLYDLSKTGSAAVRKLTHGEGFVTDPKISPKGGYVSFVRGRNLWVIDLASGQQHQLTRDGSETIGNGVAEFVADEEMDRHTGYWWAPDDSAIAFARIDETEVPVQKRPEVYADHTEVVEQRYPQAGQPNVKIQLGVIAPRAGAQPQWIDLGKNPDIYLARVDWRDPQRLTFQRQSRDQKHLELIEATLASGKQRVLITETSPTWVPLTYDLHFLKDGRFVWGSERSGYEHLYLASEDGRTLRPLTQGEWVVDELLAVDEAAGKVYFSATKASPTQTQLYAVPLAGGAIEQLSKPNGTHAASFAKNASVYVDSWSNTTTPPQIELFRANGEKIATLLVNDLADPQHPYAAYRAAQRPVEFGTMTAADGKTPLHYRLIKPDGFDPGKRYPVVVYVYGGPAAQTVVDGWPGRGDALFDQYLAQHGYVVFSLDNRGTPRRGRDFGGALYQHQGTVEVDDQLRGVAWLKAQPWVDAARIGVYGWSNGGYMTLMLLAKHSEAYACGAAGAPVTDWGLYDSHYTERYMNLPKANPDGYRDSRVAAHLDGLTSQLLLLHGMADDNVLFTNSTSLMSELQKRGKLFELMTYPGAKHGLSGSNALHRYRTTEAFLGRCLKP; encoded by the coding sequence ATGCGCTCTCTGTTCGCCGCTCTCGCCCTCATGCTCGCCACGCCCATCGTTCCCGCCCACGCCGAGAAACTGACCCTGGAGGCCATCACCGGCAGCAAGCCGCTGTCCGGGCCGACCCTGATGAAGCCCAAGGTGGCGCCGGACGGCTCGCGGGTGACCTTCCTGCGTGGCAAGGACAGCGACCGCAACCAGCTGGATCTGTGGGAATACGACATCGCCAGCGGGCAGACCCGCATGCTGGTGGATTCCAAGCTGGTGCTGCCCGGCACCGAGACCCTGAGCGACGAGGAGAAGGCGCGCCGCGAGCGCCAGCGCATCGCCGCCTACACCGGCATCGTCGAGTACCAGTGGGCGCCGGATGCGCATGCGCTGCTGTTCCCGCTTGGCGGCGAGCTGTACCTGTACGACCTGAGCAAGACCGGCAGCGCCGCGGTGCGCAAGCTCACCCACGGCGAAGGCTTCGTCACCGACCCGAAGATCTCGCCCAAGGGCGGCTACGTCAGCTTCGTGCGCGGGCGCAACCTGTGGGTCATCGACCTGGCCAGCGGCCAGCAGCACCAGCTCACCCGCGACGGCAGCGAGACCATCGGCAACGGCGTGGCCGAGTTCGTCGCCGACGAAGAGATGGACCGCCACACCGGCTACTGGTGGGCGCCGGACGATTCGGCGATCGCCTTCGCGCGCATCGACGAAACCGAGGTGCCGGTGCAGAAGCGCCCGGAGGTCTATGCCGACCATACCGAGGTGGTGGAGCAGCGCTATCCGCAGGCGGGGCAGCCGAACGTCAAGATCCAGCTCGGAGTGATCGCGCCGCGTGCCGGCGCGCAGCCGCAGTGGATCGACCTGGGCAAGAACCCGGACATCTACCTGGCGCGCGTGGACTGGCGCGATCCGCAACGGCTGACCTTCCAGCGCCAGTCGCGCGACCAGAAACACCTGGAGCTGATCGAGGCGACCCTGGCCAGCGGCAAGCAGCGCGTGCTGATCACCGAGACCAGCCCGACCTGGGTGCCGCTCACCTACGACCTGCATTTCCTCAAGGACGGGCGTTTCGTCTGGGGGTCGGAGCGCAGCGGCTACGAGCATCTGTACTTGGCGTCGGAAGACGGCCGCACGCTGCGTCCGCTGACCCAGGGCGAGTGGGTGGTGGACGAACTGCTGGCGGTGGACGAGGCCGCCGGCAAGGTCTACTTCTCCGCGACCAAGGCGTCGCCGACCCAGACCCAGCTCTACGCGGTGCCGCTGGCCGGCGGCGCGATCGAGCAGTTGTCCAAGCCCAACGGCACGCATGCGGCCAGCTTCGCCAAGAACGCCAGCGTCTATGTCGACAGCTGGTCCAACACCACCACGCCGCCGCAGATCGAGCTGTTCCGCGCCAACGGCGAAAAGATCGCCACCCTGCTGGTCAACGACCTGGCCGATCCGCAGCATCCCTATGCCGCCTACCGCGCCGCGCAGCGTCCGGTCGAGTTCGGCACCATGACCGCCGCCGACGGCAAGACCCCGCTGCACTACCGGCTGATCAAGCCGGACGGGTTCGATCCGGGCAAGCGCTATCCGGTGGTGGTCTACGTGTACGGCGGCCCGGCCGCGCAGACCGTGGTCGATGGCTGGCCCGGCCGCGGGGATGCGCTGTTCGACCAGTACCTGGCCCAGCACGGCTATGTGGTGTTCTCGCTGGACAACCGCGGCACGCCGCGCCGCGGCCGCGATTTCGGCGGTGCGCTGTACCAGCACCAGGGCACCGTGGAAGTGGACGACCAGTTACGCGGCGTGGCCTGGCTGAAGGCGCAGCCGTGGGTGGATGCGGCGCGCATCGGCGTGTACGGCTGGTCCAACGGCGGCTACATGACCCTGATGCTGCTGGCCAAGCACAGCGAGGCCTATGCCTGCGGCGCCGCCGGCGCGCCGGTCACCGACTGGGGCCTGTACGACAGCCACTACACCGAGCGCTACATGAACCTGCCCAAGGCCAATCCCGACGGCTACCGCGACAGCCGCGTGGCCGCGCACCTGGACGGGCTGACCTCGCAATTGCTGCTGCTGCACGGCATGGCCGACGACAACGTGCTGTTCACCAATTCCACCTCGCTGATGAGCGAACTGCAGAAGCGCGGCAAGCTGTTCGAGCTGATGACCTATCCCGGTGCCAAGCACGGCCTGTCCGGCAGCAACGCGTTGCATCGCTATCGCACCACCGAGGCGTTCCTGGGGCGCTGCCTCAAGCCCTGA
- a CDS encoding cytochrome c oxidase assembly factor Coa1 family protein, whose amino-acid sequence MSSPPPLPGTPGPASATALPPAKRGWWSRHWKWAVPLIVLVLGALLLASIAVFVLGIARVTKSSEPYRVGVMAAQRDPRVAAALGAPIKDGIMPSGSFNSSGGGSGNAELSVSLHGSRANGTLYIEAERHAGEWHYTTLQVLPDAGEAIPLLDVLGQGADTDDEEADGATVDAPPVPATDADNAAPAEDAATK is encoded by the coding sequence ATGTCGAGTCCGCCGCCACTGCCCGGGACGCCCGGTCCTGCCTCCGCCACGGCGCTGCCACCGGCCAAGCGCGGCTGGTGGTCGCGGCATTGGAAGTGGGCGGTGCCGCTGATCGTGCTGGTGCTCGGCGCCCTGCTGCTGGCGTCGATCGCGGTGTTCGTGCTCGGCATCGCGCGCGTCACCAAGTCGTCCGAGCCGTACCGGGTCGGCGTGATGGCCGCGCAACGCGATCCGCGCGTGGCGGCCGCGCTGGGCGCGCCGATCAAGGACGGCATCATGCCCAGCGGCAGCTTCAACAGCAGCGGCGGTGGCAGTGGCAACGCCGAGCTGAGCGTGTCGCTGCACGGCAGCCGCGCCAACGGCACCCTGTACATCGAAGCCGAGCGCCATGCGGGCGAGTGGCACTACACCACCTTGCAGGTGCTGCCGGACGCGGGCGAGGCGATTCCCTTGCTCGACGTACTTGGGCAGGGCGCCGATACCGACGACGAGGAGGCGGATGGCGCGACGGTCGATGCGCCGCCGGTGCCCGCAACAGACGCGGACAACGCCGCACCGGCCGAGGACGCCGCCACGAAGTAG
- a CDS encoding glutathione binding-like protein, producing the protein MIDLYYWPTPNGHKVTLFLEEAGLDYTLKPVNIGAGEQFAPAFLAISPNNKMPAIVDHAPADGGAPQSVFESGAILLYLAEKTGRFLPADPRGRVLALEWLFWQMAGLGPMTGQMGHFNVYAPEKIGYAIERYGNEVRRLHGVLDKRLAQSAYLAGDAYGIADMASYPWIEVYNGLTPDYAAFPHLKRWHDAIAARPATQRAYALKEQVNPNAGKPLSDAERKHLFGQR; encoded by the coding sequence ATGATCGATCTGTACTACTGGCCCACCCCCAACGGCCACAAGGTCACCCTGTTCCTCGAGGAAGCCGGGCTGGACTACACGCTCAAGCCGGTCAACATCGGCGCCGGCGAGCAGTTCGCGCCCGCGTTCCTGGCGATCTCGCCGAACAACAAGATGCCGGCCATCGTCGACCATGCCCCGGCAGACGGCGGCGCGCCGCAGAGCGTGTTCGAGTCCGGCGCGATCCTGCTGTACCTGGCCGAGAAGACCGGCCGCTTCCTGCCGGCCGATCCTCGCGGGCGCGTGCTCGCCCTGGAATGGCTGTTCTGGCAGATGGCCGGCCTCGGCCCGATGACAGGGCAGATGGGCCACTTCAACGTCTATGCGCCGGAGAAGATCGGCTATGCGATCGAGCGCTACGGCAACGAGGTGCGGCGCCTGCACGGCGTGCTGGACAAGCGCCTGGCGCAAAGCGCCTATCTGGCCGGCGACGCCTACGGCATCGCCGACATGGCCAGCTACCCGTGGATCGAGGTGTACAACGGCCTGACCCCCGATTACGCCGCCTTCCCGCACCTCAAGCGCTGGCACGACGCCATCGCCGCGCGCCCGGCCACCCAGCGCGCCTACGCCTTGAAGGAGCAGGTGAACCCGAACGCGGGCAAGCCGCTCAGCGACGCCGAGCGCAAGCACCTGTTCGGGCAGCGCTGA